In the Bacillus shivajii genome, one interval contains:
- a CDS encoding CotD family spore coat protein, with amino-acid sequence MFNPRRRQVQMMPPKYCPTKHHVTEKDCDYLVPVVHPSHTTNVVNHNYKYFHNFPHTESTVHRVNHQQFSCGPGGPRPFGGPMGPMGGQMPPR; translated from the coding sequence ATGTTTAACCCTAGACGACGCCAAGTACAAATGATGCCACCAAAATATTGTCCAACGAAACATCATGTTACAGAAAAAGATTGTGATTATCTCGTTCCGGTCGTTCACCCTAGTCATACGACAAATGTTGTTAATCATAATTATAAATATTTCCACAACTTCCCACACACTGAATCAACAGTTCATCGTGTTAATCACCAACAATTCAGTTGTGGGCCAGGTGGTCCAAGACCATTTGGCGGGCCAATGGGACCGATGGGTGGACAGATGCCACCTAGATAA
- a CDS encoding 2Fe-2S iron-sulfur cluster-binding protein — translation MPKVTVPGQEPFEVEEGTKLVLALEDNGVDILHRCGGNAKCTTCIVEVVDGDFGPLSETEKAVFDRKGLDHSGRLSCQVRVDQDVTVKPMKTVSSTGMDPGPRPDK, via the coding sequence ATGCCAAAAGTTACAGTTCCAGGCCAAGAGCCATTTGAAGTAGAAGAAGGCACAAAGCTCGTACTCGCATTAGAAGATAACGGTGTAGACATCCTTCATCGATGCGGAGGGAATGCCAAATGTACGACTTGCATTGTAGAAGTTGTAGACGGCGACTTTGGACCATTGTCAGAGACAGAGAAAGCTGTTTTTGATCGAAAAGGCTTAGATCATTCAGGCAGATTATCATGCCAAGTTCGTGTAGACCAAGATGTAACAGTAAAGCCAATGAAAACTGTTTCGTCTACAGGGATGGACCCAGGCCCACGCCCAGACAAATAA